One region of Quercus lobata isolate SW786 chromosome 2, ValleyOak3.0 Primary Assembly, whole genome shotgun sequence genomic DNA includes:
- the LOC115976064 gene encoding pentatricopeptide repeat-containing protein At5g04780, mitochondrial-like: MIKWTMKLWCLISLQKPLLQPLYLPTHFLLSAKLIQTYAKFSGDPQTTTAILSSFHAKIFTPPTSISYSKLLSQCTASKSVTSGMEVHAHMIRFGLSEDPSFRNHLISLYSKCRCFGYARKLVEESSEPDLVSWSALISGYAQNGLGEEALLAFHEMHLLGVKCNQFTFPSVLKACSMTKDLELGKQVHGIAVVTGFESDVFVANTLVVMYAKCGEFGSSRRLFDTIPERNVVSWNALFSCYVQGDFCGEAVDLFQEMILNGIRPNEFSLSSILNACSGLGDDSQGKKTHGYLIKLGYDSDPFSANALVDMYAKVGDIEDAIAVFEEIARPDIVSWNAVIAGCVLHEYHGWALNLFAQMKRSEICPNMFTLSSALKACAGLGLKALGRQLHSRLITMDIESDSFVGVGLIDMYSKCDMMGEARMVFYLMPKKDLIAWNAVISGHSYNGEDMEAVSLFTEMFKEGIGFNQTTLSTVLKSTASLQYINVCKQVHALSVKSGFHSDNYVVNSILDTYGKCSHAENAARIFEECPIGDLVAFTSMITAYAQYGQGEEALKLYLQMQDRGIKPDPFVCSSLLNACANLSAYEQGKQIHVHVLKFGFMFDVFAGNSLVNMYAKCGSIDDADCAFSEIPERGIVSWSAMIGGLAQHGHGKQALQLFNQMLHDGVPPNHITLVSVLCACNHAGLVTEARHYFNSMEELFGIEPMQEHYACMIDLLARAGKLNEAMELMNMMPFQANGSVWGALLGAARIHKNVHLGQHAAKMLLTLEPEKSGTHILLANIYASAGMWENVAKVRRLMKDSNVKKEPGMSWIEVKDKVYTFIVGDRSHYRSKEIYAKLDELADLMNKAGYVPMVEIDLHDLEHSEKEQLLFHHSERLAVAFGLIATPPGTPIRVKKNLRICVDCHAAFTFICKIASREIIVRDVNRFHHFKDGLCSCGDYW, encoded by the coding sequence ATGATCAAATGGACCATGAAACTTTGGTGCCTCATTTCCCTCCAAAAACCTCTTCTCCAGCCACTTTACCTACCAACCCATTTTCTCCTTTCTGCTAAACTTATCCAAACCTACGCTAAATTTAGCGGAGACCCACAAACCACAACAGCTATTTTAAGCTCTTTCCATGCAAAAATCTTCACACCCCCCACCTCTATATCTTACTCTAAGCTCCTCTCACAATGCACTGCTTCCAAGTCTGTGACTTCAGGTATGGAAGTCCATGCTCACATGATCAGATTTGGATTATCTGAGGACCCCAGTTTTCGGAATCATTTGATTAGTCTGTACTCAAAGTGTCGGTGTTTCGGGTATGCACGGAAGCTGGTTGAGGAAAGTTCTGAACCGGATTTGGTTTCTTGGTCTGCTTTGATATCTGGGTATGCACAAAATGGGCTTGGTGAGGAAGCCCTTTTGGCCTTTCATGAGATGCATTTGTTGGGTGTTAAGTGCAATCAGTTTACGTTTCCTAGTGTTCTTAAGGCGTGCTCGATGACAAAGGATTTGGAGCTGGGGAAGCAGGTTCATGGCATTGCAGTTGTGACAGGGTTTGAGTCCGATGTGTTTGTTGCGAATACTTTGGTTGTTATGTATGCAAAATGTGGGGAGTTTGGGAGTTCGAGGAGACTGTTTGATACAATTCCTGAGCGGAATGTTGTTTCGTGGAATGCGTTGTTTTCTTGTTATGTGCAGGGTGATTTCTGTGGAGAAGCAGTGGATTTGTTTCAGGAAATGATTTTGAATGGAATTAGACCTAATGAGTTTAGTTTGTCCAGTATACTGAATGCATGCTCAGGTTTGGGGGATGATAGTCAAGGAAAGAAAACCCATGGGTATTTGATAAAGCTTGGGTATGATTCTGATCCATTCTCAGCAAATGCACTTGTTGATATGTATGCAAAAGTAGGAGATATTGAAGATGCAATTGCTGTTTTTGAGGAAATAGCAAGACCTGACATCGTTTCCTGGAATGCTGTTATTGCTGGCTGTGTTCTTCATGAGTACCATGGTTGGGCTTTAAACTTGTTTGCGCAAATGAAAAGGTCAGAAATATGTCCAAATATGTTTACCTTATCTAGTGCTCTTAAAGCTTGTGCTGGCTTGGGGCTCAAGGCATTGGGTAGACAGTTGCACTCTAGATTGATAACAATGGATATAGAATCAGATTCGTTTGTGGGTGTAGGACTGATAGATATGTACTCAAAGTGTGATATGATGGGTGAAGCGAGGatggttttttatttgatgCCAAAAAAGGACTTGATTGCATGGAATGCTGTTATCTCTGGACATTCATACAATGGAGAAGACATGGAGGCTGTATCCCTTTTCACTGAGATGTTCAAGGAGGGAATTGGATTCAACCAGACTACATTATCCACAGTCCTAAAATCTACAGCTAGTTTGCAGTATATCAATGTTTGTAAACAAGTTCATGCACTTTCTGTAAAATCAGGTTTTCATTCTGACAATTACGTTGTAAACAGCATTCTTGATACATACGGAAAATGTAGCCATGCTGAAAATGCTGCAAGAATTTTTGAAGAATGCCCAATTGGGGATCTGGTGGCTTTCACATCCATGATCACAGCTTATGCTCAATATGGTCAAGGAGAGGAAGCACTAAAGCTCTATTTGCAAATGCAAGATAGGGGAATCAAGCCGGATCCATTTGTTTGCAGTTCCCTTCTGAATGCCTGTGCAAATTTATCAGCATATGAACAAGGAAAACAGATACATGTCCATGTTCTGAAGTTCGGATTCATGTTTGATGTCTTTGCCGGGAATTCCCTAGTCAACATGTATGCAAAATGTGGAAGCATCGATGATGCAGACTGTGCTTTCTCTGAGATACCTGAGAGAGGAATAGTTTCTTGGTCTGCAATGATTGGGGGACTTGCACAACATGGGCATGGGAAACAGGCCCTCCAACTGTTTAATCAGATGCTTCATGATGGTGTCCCCCCCAATCACATAACTTTAGTTAGTGTCCTTTGTGCATGCAATCATGCGGGTCTGGTAACTGAAGCCAGACATTATTTCAATTCAATGGAAGAGTTGTTTGGTATTGAACCAATGCAAGAGCATTATGCTTGTATGATTGATCTCCTTGCCCGTGCTGGAAAATTAAATGAAGCAATGGAACTAATGAACATGATGCCATTTCAAGCTAATGGTTCAGTTTGGGGTGCACTTCTTGGAGCAGCAAGAATCCATAAAAATGTTCATCTGGGCCAACATGCTGCTAAGATGCTTCTAACTCTTGAACCAGAGAAATCTGGTACCCATATTCTTCTTGCAAACATTTATGCATCAGCTGGCATGTGGGAAAATGTTGCAAAGGTAAGAAGGCTTATGAAAGATAGCAATGTGAAGAAGGAACCTGGAATGAGTTGGATTGAGGTCAAAGACAAGGTATACACCTTTATTGTGGGAGATAGAAGCCATTATAGAAGCAAGGAAATATATGCCAAGCTTGATGAGCTGGCTGACCTTATGAATAAAGCTGGCTATGTTCCCATGGTAGAGATTGACCTCCATGATCTAGAACATAGTGAAAAGGAGCAGCTTTTATTCCACCATAGTGAAAGGCTTGCAGTGGCTTTTGGTTTGATTGCTACCCCACCAGGAACTCCAATTAGGGTGAAGAAGAATCTTCGAATCTGTGTGGATTGCCATGCCGCATTCACTTTCATCTGTAAAATTGCCTCAAGGGAGATTATCGTGAGAGATGTCAATAGATTCCACCATTTTAAAGatggtttgtgttcttgtggagactattggtga